A stretch of Osmia bicornis bicornis unplaced genomic scaffold, iOsmBic2.1, whole genome shotgun sequence DNA encodes these proteins:
- the LOC114881820 gene encoding piggyBac transposable element-derived protein 4-like has translation MFGRQHKSVDESEPSSDEEVFRFPRKVRNIIVSSSSSENEDLYESEDFEELLANLGIEEENEQIDTVGSSDNIQWKEFTGKQKSFEFTGKSGLLVELPSNITAGETLSLFLNEQVIDLMVKETNRYAENKLDHNTSSEQARINRWKPTNSEEIKIFLGLLLWMGLVQVPLTTYWSTDSLYNFPFPRSKMSRNRFELLLSNLHFANNVAIQCNNRLGKVLPLVEILTNNYQQIFLPGSEIVVDETLVPWRGRLIFRQYIPTKSHKYGIKLFKLCSTEGYTWSTKIYAGRDSSEIQRVGIAEKVCFELINKLLNEGRTLYIDNFYTSYELAVKLLNFKTHVVGTVRHNRKFMPKAVMLHPLKRGEIISREDDNGIVVLKWRDVRDVRILSSKHAPIMVPISDSSTLRGRPPKIKPLAVIAYNTGKSGIDRSDQMASYATTIRKSIKWYRKLAIHFLIGTSVVNAHVVYQKATNKNIQIRKFRELIVREWLESENARPQAVHKASHRLQIRKNPQGKSIRRMCVRCYTKQRETLQRQDARKNVQKTITYCPECPQSPQLCLKCFNEYHN, from the coding sequence ATGTTTGGTAGACAGCACAAAAGTGTAGATGAAAGTGAGCCGAGTAGTGATGAAGAAGTATTCAGGTTTCCAAGAAAAGTTAGAAATATTATTGTGTCAAGTTCAAGCTCGGAAAATGAGGATTTGTATGAGAGTGAAGATTTTGAAGAACTATTAGCAAACCTAGGTATAGAAGAAGAGAATGAGCAGATTGATACTGTCGGTTCATCTGACAATATCCAGTGGAAGGAGTTCACCGGAAAACAAAAATCATTCGAATTCACCGGGAAAAGTGGACTTCTTGTGGAACTACCTTCCAATATTACAGCGGGTGAAaccctttctctcttcctGAATGAACAAGTGATAGACCTTATGGTGAAAGAAACGAATAGGTATGCAGAAAACAAATTAGATCACAATACAAGCAGCGAACAAGCTCGAATAAACAGATGGAAACCCACAAATTCCGAAGAGATCAAAATATTTCTTGGACTGTTGCTTTGGATGGGTTTGGTGCAAGTTCCACTAACTACATATTGGTCAACGGATTCTCTTTATAATTTTCCGTTTCCTCGAAGTAAAATGTCTCGCAATCGATTCGAATTATTGTTGTCGAATTTACATTTCGCAAACAACGTAGCCATACAGTGTAATAATCGACTTGGGAAAGTGTTGCCATTAGTGGAGATACTTACAAATAATTACCAACAAATATTCTTACCCGGCTCAGAAATTGTAGTTGATGAGACTCTGGTTCCTTGGAGAGGAAGGCTCATATTCAGGCAGTACATACCGACAAAATCACACAAATATGGGATAAAACTCTTCAAATTGTGTTCCACAGAAGGATATACGTGGTCCACTAAAATATATGCTGGACGCGATTCCAGCGAGATCCAGCGAGTTGGCATTGCCGAAAAAGTTTGCTTCGAACTCATAAACAAGCTGTTGAACGAAGGGCGAACTTTGTATATCGACAATTTCTATACTAGCTACGAATTAGCagtaaaattgttaaattttaaaaccCATGTTGTCGGAACGGTACGCCATAATAGGAAATTTATGCCAAAAGCTGTTATGCTTCACCCACTGAAGAGAGGTGAAATAATATCACGGGAGGACGATAATGGCATTGTAGTGCTGAAATGGAGAGATGTCCGTGACGTCAGAATATTATCATCGAAACATGCACCTATTATGGTACCAATTTCGGACTCGTCCACTCTTCGCGGACGTCCTCCAAAAATAAAACCTTTAGCAGTCATAGCTTACAATACTGGAAAGTCTGGCATTGACAGAAGTGACCAAATGGCATCATATGCAACAACAATTCGAAAGAGCATAAAATGGTATCGAAAACTAGCAATTCATTTCCTAATAGGTACTTCTGTAGTGAATGCACACGTTGTTTATCAAAAAGCAACGAACAAGAATATACAAATAAGAAAATTCCGAGAGCTAATAGTTCGAGAGTGGTTGGAATCCGAAAACGCAAGACCCCAAGCAGTACACAAAGCATCTCATCGCCTGCAAATTCGCAAAAATCCTCAGGGCAAATCCATTAGAAGAATGTGCGTTCGGTGCTACACAAAACAGAGGGAAACTCTCCAACGCCAGGACGCAAGAAAAAATGTGCAAAAGACTATAACATATTGTCCAGAGTGTCCACAGTCACCTCAATTATGTTTAAAATGTTTTAACGAATACCATaactaa